Proteins encoded by one window of Cannabis sativa cultivar Pink pepper isolate KNU-18-1 chromosome 4, ASM2916894v1, whole genome shotgun sequence:
- the LOC115715324 gene encoding dof zinc finger protein DOF3.4 — translation MPSETGELCRRPPPPLKTQNSGNAGSAPPPPPPPEQEHLPCPRCDSTNTKFCYYNNYNFSQPRHFCKSCRRYWTHGGTLRDIPVGGGSRKNAKRSRTTAINSSPGLSDHHHLHHHALSATPVLLPLSANHQGGGGGGGGGSGLHFGDVKPNIGGLCGGSFTSLLNTQSPGFLALGGFGLGLGGGLDDLGFGIGRGIWPFPGVGDGGGAGVGVGNGNGGSALRGIGNTWQFENGDNHGGAAFVGGDFCSWAEPPISTPGNGLK, via the coding sequence ATGCCATCTGAGACCGGAGAACTGTGCCGCCGGCCGCCACCGCCGTTGAAGACTCAAAATTCAGGAAACGCTGGCTCAGCACCGCCTCCTCCTCCTCCGCCTGAGCAAGAACATTTGCCTTGTCCTCGTTGTGACTCGACCAACACTAAGTTTTGTTACTACAACAACTACAATTTCTCTCAGCCTCGTCATTTCTGTAAGTCTTGCCGGAGATATTGGACTCACGGTGGTACCCTTCGAGATATTCCGGTAGGTGGTGGTAGTCGTAAAAATGCTAAGCGCTCTCGTACCACTGCTATTAACTCCTCTCCTGGTCTCTCCGATCACCACCACCTTCATCACCACGCTTTGTCTGCTACGCCGGTTTTACTTCCTCTCTCGGCGAATCATCAAGGCGGCGGCGGCGGCGGCGGTGGTGGGTCGGGGTTGCATTTTGGTGATGTTAAGCCCAACATTGGTGGGCTTTGTGGTGGGAGTTTTACTTCTCTTTTAAACACTCAAAGCCCAGGTTTTCTTGCTCTTGGTGgatttgggcttgggcttggtGGTGGGCTTGATGATTTGGGCTTTGGTATTGGGAGAGGTATTTGGCCTTTTCCTGGTGTAGGAGATGGTGGTGGAGCTGGTGTTGGTGTTGGTAATGGCAATGGTGGTAGTGCACTTAGAGGAATTGGTAACACGTGGCAGTTTGAGAATGGTGATAATCATGGTGGAGCTGCCTTTGTTGGTGGAGATTTCTGTTCTTGGGCTGAACCACCTATTTCAACCCCTGGAAATGGTCTCAAATGA
- the LOC115714570 gene encoding nuclear pore complex protein NUP58 isoform X1, with the protein MAFSLFSTPQQQQQPQSSPFQTQQQSQPFQQTSPFFSQPQQQQQTPQQFQPQQQQQQQSPLFQQPQQQQSLLFQPQQQQQQVQQQQQQQQQQQQLFLFTNDKTPATYSTKWADLHPDSQKVLLQIEERILEYRDESQRLDQCSRLYDSSVSNHGFEQDASHIVQELSGISTDVERQKALLLELMTVVKDMLRSTEVAVRSFMMLRPRFVHPNSGNASIATAPSQPSGATGSSSQQIATSIVPVFDFYNGIPRKPSPFLQQTVARFEKYLNECRQWIEELEQLLFLDSEKSTCNAASLLQSLPKVMSNVHDFFVHVAAKVESIHQYIESMRTAYLADQRRRGEVNDPFLEADRRETARQEAAAKRVHPTSHLPANPQPSTQSTALVTWGAQATSSTPQTVTVAPVASSGSGLSLFSTPSAPSSSMPSMFATPATSAPTSSLFGSSSATPQTSLFGSSSSLFGSSSTPSLLGSTAPAFGSSTPAGSSLFSTPFASGTAMGSGASFGAASVSEFSLSFKPVSASFLSVTFLFAFS; encoded by the exons ATGGCTTTTTCGTTATTTTCTACGCcacaacaacagcaacaaccacAGTCATCGCCGTTTCAGACTCAGCAGCAGTCCCAGCCATTTCAGCAGACCAGTCCTTTCTTTTCTCAAcctcagcaacaacaacaaacgCCCCAACAATTTCAACCTCAACAGCAACAGCAACAGCAATCTCCGTTGTTTCAGCAGCCACAGCAGCAGCAATCCCTGTTGTTTCAACCTCAGCAGCAGCAGCAACAGGTGCAACAACAACAGCAGcagcaacagcaacaacaacagttGTTTTTGTTTACTAACGATAAAACTCCTGCGACTTATAGTACCAAGTGGGCTGATCTCCATCCTGATTCCCAGAAAGTTTTACTTCAAATCGA GGAACGGATACTGGAATATAGAGATGAGAGCCAGAGGCTTGATCAGTGTAGTCGGCTTTATGATTCCTCAGTTTCCAATCATGGATTTGAGCAAGACGCAAGCCATATTGTTCAG GAACTCAGCGGAATTAGTACTGATGTGGAAAGACAAAAAGCTTTGCTGTTGGAACTAATGACAGTTGTGAAAGATATGTTACGAAGTACTGAGGTTGCTGTTCGTTCTTTCATGATGCTACGCCCAAGGTTTGTTCATCCAAATTCAGGAAATGCTTCTATAGCCACGGCACCATCACAACCTTCTGGAGCAACAGGCTCTAGTAGTCAACAAATTGCTACATCTATTGTCCCTGTTTTTGATTTCTACAATGGAATTCCACGGAAGCCCTCCCCTTTTCTACAGCAAACAGTTGCTAGGTTTGAAAAGTATCTCAATGAGTGTCGTCAGTGGATTGAAGAGTTAGAGCAATTGCTTTTCTTAGACTCTGAAAAGAGCACTTGCAATGCAGCATCTTTGTTGCAGTCTCTTCCAAAAGTTATGTCAAATGTCCATGATTTTTTTGTTCATGTTGCTGCTAAG GTGGAGAGTATTCATCAGTATATTGAATCCATGAGAACAGCTTATCTTGCTGACCAACGCCGTCGAGGTGAGGTGAACGATCCATTTCTTGAGGCTGATCGACGTGAAACAGCAAGACAAGAGGCTGCTGCTAAAAGGGTACATCCAACATCACATTTGCCTGCAAATCCACAACCATCAACTCAATCTACAGCATTGGTCACTTGGGGAGCTCAAGCGACATCCAGTACACCACAGACGGTTACAGTTGCTCCAGTAGCTTCATCAGGGAGTGGGCTTTCACTCTTCAGTACACCTTCTGCCCCATCTTCATCCATGCCTTCAATGTTTGCGACACCCGCTACTTCTGCTCCAACATCCTCTCTGTTTGGATCATCTTCTGCCACACCCCAGACCTCTCTTTTTGGCTCTTCATCATCTTTATTTGGGTCTAGTTCCACCCCTTCCCTGCTTGGTAGTACTGCTCCAGCTTTTGGTTCTTCCACTCCTGCTGGAAGTTCACTATTTTCAACACCATTTGCCTCAG gtACTGCAATGGGTTCTGGGGCTAGTTTTGGTGCTGCGTCGGTAAGTGAATTTTCTTTGAGCTTTAAGCCTGTCAGTGCCTCTTTTTTGtctgttacttttttatttgctTTTTCCTGA
- the LOC115714876 gene encoding uncharacterized protein LOC115714876 codes for MPSFLSFLEFSNRKMSESQYCSRLCRLIDDSLRSYRELEVGSVTKEKEKEILLSLSQVFRIIQLWNKELDSDSDNGSVERLVCEIECLDGCSSHSEEIQCLSQIVVDLVYLLNVNSQYVRHLGSNVLLVASKLVAASGSNWEAFIQCLSVCLYLGISNLLTDPSAHSVIGADDSNRTFLGFVLVIKDKLKGVGWSALAGIIRVLRYSLKHLSSEDDFEPICSFFDSINSSLLNVPWDSLTEIFVESDGAASKSSITEGSFERFMFLGNFVQFLCSLVEQSSGIDTAGGAINKHPVILLTIGLVPKLLSWSPGKQGDNVSNYIRYKLLVLMIRLSVPTYLNFSTTVSWLQLVHNYFGELLCQPVTPLELVQNDSLQGSPFLSSMFDEEVSNVSSLHVKRRAIFIFLTCSFSLINYKGDTIKECTCTSQNLCLPNESELEGCGIKRGFGELYNWLQGQVPTEINLNQKLYSKKCLDFTLSFLRLYLHEDDLLFRVLLLLLSVPFPAETEFQKEKEASQNEKHDLISHVSNVFNPVHLFHLFLSELHYDHQVLLDYLISKDTGISCAEYLLRCLRTICSSWHFFVQFSANGHHENQLSYKKRKVLRDNSTSHDLESSVPEDKSVEGFDEGSKSGGTQYRLAAKPYKKARECLLSLKVSVESLHKKNLFPYNPKVLLKRLWRFEELCLEEDKQYL; via the exons ATGCCCTCTTTTCTTTCCTTCCTCGAATTCTCTAACCGGAAAATGTCTGAAAGTCAGTACTGTTCCCGGCTTTGCCGGCTGATCGATGATTCTCTCCGTTCATACAGG GAATTGGAAGTGGGTTCGGTGACGAAGGAGAAGGAGAAAGAGATTCTATTGTCTCTATCACAG GTTTTCCGAATAATTCAGCTCTGGAATAAAGAGCTTGATTCTGATTCCGACAAT GGTTCTGTGGAGAGATTGGTTTGTGAGATTGAATGCTTGGATGGGTGCAGCTCACATTCTGAGGAAATTCAATGTCTGTCCCAAATCGTAGTTGACTTG GTGTATTTGCTGAATGTCAATAGTCAATATGTTCGACATCTGGGGAGCAATGTTTTGCTTGTTGCTTCGAAGCTTGTGGCCGCATCT GGAAGCAACTGGGAAGCTTTTATTCAATGTTTGAGTGTTTGCCTCTATTTGGGGATCAGCAATTTGCTTACTGATCCCTCAGCACATTCAGTGATTGGAGCTGATGATTCTAATAGAACTTTTTTAGGTTTTGTACTTGTTATAAAAGATAAGTTGAAAGGTGTTGGCTGGTCTGCATTGGCTGGCATCATTCGAGTTTTACGCTATAGCTTGAAACACTTGAGTTCGGAAGATGATTTTGAGCCCATTTGTTCATTCTTTGATAGTATCAATTCTAGTCTGCTAAATGTGCCTTGGGACTCACTTACCGAGATATTTGTTGAGTCTGATGGTGCTGCTTCTAAAAGCTCAATCACAGAAGGTTCGTTTGAAAGATTCATGTTCCTAGGAAATTTTGTTCAGTTCCTGTGTTCCTTGGTGGAACAAAGCAGTGGCATAGATACTGCAGGTGGTGCTATAAACAAACATCCAGTTATTTTGTTAACCATTGGCCTTGTACCAAAACTATTAAGTTGGAGTCCTGGAAAGCAAGGGGATAATGTCAGCAATTACATCAGATACAAGTTATTG GTGTTGATGATCAGGCTCAGTGTCCCAACTTATTTGAACTTCTCAACAACTGTTTCATGGTTGCAACTAGTCCATAATTACTTTGGTGAGCTTTTATGCCAACCCGTAACCCCACTTGAGTTGGTTCAGAATGACAGTCTACAAGGATCTCCATTTCTATCTAGTATGTTTGATGAAGAAGTTAGTAATGTATCCTCCCTGCATGTAAAAAGACGagctatatttatttttctaacgTGTTCATTTAGTCTGATCAACTATAAAGGTGATACGATTAAAGAATGTACGTGCACATCTCAAAACTTGTGCTTGCCTAATGAATCAGAGTTAGAGGGTTGTGGAATAAAGAGAGGTTTTGGAGAGCTTTATAACTGGCTTCAAGGGCAGGTACCAACTGAGATTAATCTCAACCAGAAATTGTACTCGAAGAAGTGTTTGGATTTCACCTTATCCTTCCTTCGACTATACTTGCATGAG GATGATTTATTATTCAGAGTGCTCTTGCTACTGCTTTCTGTACCTTTTCCTGCAGAGACAGA GTTTCAGAAGGAAAAAGAGGCTTCTCAGAATGAAAAACACGATCTGATCTCTCACGTTTCAAACGTTTTTAATCCTGTGCACTTGTTCCATCTATTTCTTTCTGAG TTACACTATGATCATCAAGTGCTTCTGGATTACCTTATTTCAAAAGATACAGGAATAAGTTGCGCTGAGTATCTTTTGAG ATGCTTGCGCACAATTTGCAGTTCTTGGCATTTTTTTGTACAGTTCTCAGCAAATGGACATCATGAGAATCAGTTATCTtacaagaaaagaaaagttttgCGGGACAATTCAACTTCTCACGATTTGGAATCTTCTGTACCTGAAGATAAAAGTGTGGAGGGATTCGATGAAGGGTCGAAATCTGGTGGTACGCAATATCGCCTTGCAGCAAAACCATACAAGAAAGCCAGAGAGTGTTTGCTATCTCTTAAAGTTTCTGTTGAAAGTCTCCATAAAAAGAATCTCTTTCCTTACAATCCTAAAGTTCTCTTGAAAAG ATTATGGAGATTTGAGGAGCTCTGTCTTGAGGAAGATAAACAGTACCTCTAA
- the LOC115714875 gene encoding pentatricopeptide repeat-containing protein At3g50420 has protein sequence MLYEASSLATLVQKCTTVTSLRRARQIHALLLTTMTAVWQSPFLYNNIMSMYGRCGSVEDARKVFEKMPQRNVISFNALISACSRAPDHAVTALRMSTQMGFECVRANGSTFTSLLQASSLLEDWFIGSLLHAQVVKFGYLNDQRVQTSLLGMYSNCGDLKSARKVFGWLVDKDVIAWNSIIYGSLKNDMVNEGLQIFDDMLRTGVAPTQFTYAMVLKVCSRLGDYQLGQITHARFIVSNSEADLTLQNALLDMYCNCGDIETAFVLFKKMENKDLVSWNTMISGYTENGDGEKAMYMFVQLKATSFIKPDEYTFAAVVSATAGCLACGCGKPLHAEVIKTGIEKSVFVGSTLVSMYFKNVEPESAEKVFHSISEKDVVLWTEMITSNARLDEGNNAIKFYCEMCQQGHKVDSFALSGALSACADLTILKQGEMIHSQAIKTGYEAEMSVCGSLVDMYAKNGSIKAACSVFSQAVNPDLKCWNSMLGGFSHHGMAKEALEIFDEIQKHGMNPDQVTFLSLLSACNHSGLTENGKFLWTYMQQKGIMPGPKHYCCMVSLLSRAGLLDEAMEIIMKSPFSENGVELWRSLLSSCVIKKNLSIGIHAAEQVLKFDAEDSATHILLSNLYAATGEWNGVSEMRRKIKGMVLEKDPGLSWLEAKNNIQVFFSGIQSQPEVMEAQIALLRLQGNMIKTERDAFD, from the coding sequence ATGTTGTACGAAGCATCTTCTTTAGCTACTCTAGTGCAAAAATGCACAACCGTTACCTCACTGAGACGAGCGCGTCAGATCCACGCTCTGCTGCTCACCACCATGACAGCCGTCTGGCAATCACCTTTCTTGTACAACAATATCATGTCCATGTACGGAAGATGTGGTTCAGTGGAGGATGCACGGAAGGTGTTCGAGAAAATGCCTCAAAGAAATGTTATATCTTTCAACGCACTCATTTCGGCCTGTTCACGTGCCCCAGATCATGCTGTCACGGCCTTGAGAATGAGTACCCAAATGGGGTTTGAATGTGTTAGAGCTAATGGCTCCACCTTCACTAGCTTACTTCAAGCTTCTTCTCTGCTTGAAGATTGGTTCATTGGGTCTTTGCTTCATGCCCAAGTTGTGAAATTTGGTTACTTAAATGACCAACGTGTTCAAACCTCTCTACTTGGTATGTACTCAAATTGTGGGGACTTAAAATCCGCAAGAAAAGTTTTTGGGTGGCTAGTTGATAAAGATGTTATTGCTTGGAACTCTATTATTTATGGGAGTTTGAAGAATGATATGGTGAATGAAGGTCTTCAAATCTTTGATGATATGCTGAGAACTGGAGTTGCTCCTACTCAGTTCACTTATGCAATGGTTTTAAAGGTATGTAGCAGATTAGGTGATTATCAACTTGGGCAAATTACTCATGCCCGGTTCATTGTTTCGAACTCGGAAGCTGATTTGACTTTGCAGAATGCTTTGCTTGACATGTATTGCAATTGTGGTGACATTGAAACAGCATTTGTTCTGTTTAAGAAAATGGAAAACAAAGATTTGGTTTCATGGAACACAATGATTTCTGGTTACACAGAAAATGGGGATGGTGAAAAGGCTATGTATATGTTTGTCCAGTTAAAGGCTACTTCATTTATTAAACCTGATGAGTACACTTTTGCAGCTGTTGTTTCTGCAACAGCCGGATGCTTAGCCTGCGGCTGTGGGAAACCTCTTCACGCCGAAGTCATCAAAACAGGAATTGAGAAGAGTGTTTTTGTTGGGAGTACACTTGTGTCAATGTATTTCAAAAATGTTGAACCTGAATCTGCTGAGAAAGTATTTCATTCAATCTCAGAGAAAGATGTTGTTCTCTGGACTGAGATGATCACAAGTAATGCTAGATTGGATGAAGGGAACAAtgcaattaaattttattgcgAAATGTGTCAACAAGGACACAAGGTTGATAGCTTTGCTCTCAGTGGAGCTTTGAGTGCATGTGCTGACCTTACAATTTTGAAACAAGGTGAGATGATTCATTCCCAGGCCATAAAAACAGGATATGAAGCCGAAATGTCTGTTTGTGGAAGCCTGGTAGATAtgtatgccaaaaatggaagcATCAAAGCTGCATGTTCAGTATTTTCTCAAGCAGTGAATCCTGACTTGAAGTGTTGGAACTCCATGCTTGGAGGATTTAGTCACCACGGAATGGCAAAGGAGGCGCTAGAGATTTTCGATGAGATTCAAAAACATGGCATGAACCCGGATCAAGTAACGTTTCTGTCTCTCCTCTCAGCGTGCAACCACAGTGGATTGACCGAAAATGGGAAGTTTTTGTGGACCTATATGCAGCAAAAGGGCATCATGCCGGGGCCTAAACATTATTGTTGCATGGTTAGTTTGTTAAGCAGAGCTGGATTGTTAGACGAGGCAATGGAAATTATTATGAAATCACCATTTAGTGAAAATGGTGTTGAGTTGTGGAGAAGCTTGTTAAGTTCATGCGTGATTAAGAAAAATCTGAGTATTGGAATTCATGCTGCAGAGCAGGTTTTGAAATTTGATGCAGAAGACAGTGCTACACATATTTTGCTATCAAATCTTTATGCAGCCACAGGAGAGTGGAATGGTGTTTCTGAAATGAggagaaaaataaaaggaatGGTGCTAGAAAAAGACCCTGGATTGAGTTGGTTGGAAGCCAAGAATAATATTCAGGTTTTCTTTTCTGGTATTCAATCACAGCCAGAGGTTATGGAAGCTCAAATTGCATTGCTTAGACTACAAGGAAACATGATAAAAACTGAAAGAGATGCATTTGATTAG
- the LOC115714570 gene encoding nuclear pore complex protein NUP58 isoform X2, which produces MAFSLFSTPQQQQQPQSSPFQTQQQSQPFQQTSPFFSQPQQQQQTPQQFQPQQQQQQQSPLFQQPQQQQSLLFQPQQQQQQVQQQQQQQQQQQQLFLFTNDKTPATYSTKWADLHPDSQKVLLQIEERILEYRDESQRLDQCSRLYDSSVSNHGFEQDASHIVQELSGISTDVERQKALLLELMTVVKDMLRSTEVAVRSFMMLRPRFVHPNSGNASIATAPSQPSGATGSSSQQIATSIVPVFDFYNGIPRKPSPFLQQTVARFEKYLNECRQWIEELEQLLFLDSEKSTCNAASLLQSLPKVMSNVHDFFVHVAAKVESIHQYIESMRTAYLADQRRRGEVNDPFLEADRRETARQEAAAKRVHPTSHLPANPQPSTQSTALVTWGAQATSSTPQTVTVAPVASSGSGLSLFSTPSAPSSSMPSMFATPATSAPTSSLFGSSSATPQTSLFGSSSSLFGSSSTPSLLGSTAPAFGSSTPAGSSLFSTPFASGTAMGSGASFGAASKSSKPKSRTGRR; this is translated from the exons ATGGCTTTTTCGTTATTTTCTACGCcacaacaacagcaacaaccacAGTCATCGCCGTTTCAGACTCAGCAGCAGTCCCAGCCATTTCAGCAGACCAGTCCTTTCTTTTCTCAAcctcagcaacaacaacaaacgCCCCAACAATTTCAACCTCAACAGCAACAGCAACAGCAATCTCCGTTGTTTCAGCAGCCACAGCAGCAGCAATCCCTGTTGTTTCAACCTCAGCAGCAGCAGCAACAGGTGCAACAACAACAGCAGcagcaacagcaacaacaacagttGTTTTTGTTTACTAACGATAAAACTCCTGCGACTTATAGTACCAAGTGGGCTGATCTCCATCCTGATTCCCAGAAAGTTTTACTTCAAATCGA GGAACGGATACTGGAATATAGAGATGAGAGCCAGAGGCTTGATCAGTGTAGTCGGCTTTATGATTCCTCAGTTTCCAATCATGGATTTGAGCAAGACGCAAGCCATATTGTTCAG GAACTCAGCGGAATTAGTACTGATGTGGAAAGACAAAAAGCTTTGCTGTTGGAACTAATGACAGTTGTGAAAGATATGTTACGAAGTACTGAGGTTGCTGTTCGTTCTTTCATGATGCTACGCCCAAGGTTTGTTCATCCAAATTCAGGAAATGCTTCTATAGCCACGGCACCATCACAACCTTCTGGAGCAACAGGCTCTAGTAGTCAACAAATTGCTACATCTATTGTCCCTGTTTTTGATTTCTACAATGGAATTCCACGGAAGCCCTCCCCTTTTCTACAGCAAACAGTTGCTAGGTTTGAAAAGTATCTCAATGAGTGTCGTCAGTGGATTGAAGAGTTAGAGCAATTGCTTTTCTTAGACTCTGAAAAGAGCACTTGCAATGCAGCATCTTTGTTGCAGTCTCTTCCAAAAGTTATGTCAAATGTCCATGATTTTTTTGTTCATGTTGCTGCTAAG GTGGAGAGTATTCATCAGTATATTGAATCCATGAGAACAGCTTATCTTGCTGACCAACGCCGTCGAGGTGAGGTGAACGATCCATTTCTTGAGGCTGATCGACGTGAAACAGCAAGACAAGAGGCTGCTGCTAAAAGGGTACATCCAACATCACATTTGCCTGCAAATCCACAACCATCAACTCAATCTACAGCATTGGTCACTTGGGGAGCTCAAGCGACATCCAGTACACCACAGACGGTTACAGTTGCTCCAGTAGCTTCATCAGGGAGTGGGCTTTCACTCTTCAGTACACCTTCTGCCCCATCTTCATCCATGCCTTCAATGTTTGCGACACCCGCTACTTCTGCTCCAACATCCTCTCTGTTTGGATCATCTTCTGCCACACCCCAGACCTCTCTTTTTGGCTCTTCATCATCTTTATTTGGGTCTAGTTCCACCCCTTCCCTGCTTGGTAGTACTGCTCCAGCTTTTGGTTCTTCCACTCCTGCTGGAAGTTCACTATTTTCAACACCATTTGCCTCAG gtACTGCAATGGGTTCTGGGGCTAGTTTTGGTGCTGCGTCG AAATCATCTAAGCCGAAATCTCGAACTGGCCGGCGTTAG